A genome region from Nocardia sp. NBC_00565 includes the following:
- the odhI gene encoding oxoglutarate dehydrogenase inhibitor Odhl — translation MSENKDPGYGETAAETTSVFRADFLNEVDASRSAEATGEQPVQGVEGLPVGAALLVVKRGPNAGSRFLLDQPTTSAGRHPDSDIFLDDVTVSRRHAEFRQDDDSFQVVDVGSLNGTYVNREPVDSSELQNGDEVQIGKFRLVFLTGPRAQVNEPSAGAGSL, via the coding sequence GTGAGCGAGAACAAAGACCCGGGTTACGGGGAGACCGCGGCCGAGACGACGTCGGTCTTCCGCGCGGATTTCCTGAACGAGGTCGACGCGTCGCGCTCCGCTGAGGCGACCGGCGAACAGCCGGTCCAAGGGGTCGAGGGTCTGCCTGTTGGTGCTGCCCTCTTGGTCGTCAAGCGCGGCCCGAACGCGGGCTCGCGGTTCCTGCTCGATCAGCCGACCACGTCGGCGGGGCGCCATCCCGACAGTGACATCTTTCTCGATGACGTCACCGTCAGCCGTCGGCACGCCGAATTCCGGCAGGACGACGATTCCTTCCAGGTGGTCGATGTGGGCAGCCTCAACGGCACCTACGTCAACCGGGAGCCGGTGGACTCCTCGGAGCTGCAGAACGGTGACGAGGTACAGATCGGCAAGTTCCGCCTCGTGTTCCTCACCGGACCGCGGGCCCAGGTGAACGAGCCGTCGGCGGGTGCGGGCAGCCTGTGA
- a CDS encoding CDP-alcohol phosphatidyltransferase family protein produces the protein MFADRILTVPNVLSVLRLAGVPLFVWLLLVVRADGWAFALLVASGVTDFLDGKLARLLDQSSRLGALLDPFVDRLYLVTTLVTFVIRGLIPWWVAVILIGRDAILTVTLSVYKRRELDPPEVIYLGKAATFALMSALPWLLAGQMDWALAGFGRAFGGAFLVWGTAVYVWTGVLYIWKAFAVARAIPAVPHRSE, from the coding sequence ATCTTCGCCGACCGCATCCTCACCGTGCCGAATGTCTTGAGCGTGCTGCGACTAGCGGGCGTTCCGCTGTTCGTATGGTTGCTGCTGGTGGTGCGGGCCGACGGCTGGGCATTCGCGCTGCTGGTGGCCAGCGGCGTCACCGACTTCCTGGACGGCAAGCTGGCCCGGTTGCTCGACCAGTCCTCGCGGCTCGGCGCGCTGCTCGACCCGTTCGTGGATCGGCTCTACCTGGTGACCACGCTGGTGACCTTCGTGATCCGCGGGCTGATCCCGTGGTGGGTCGCGGTGATCCTGATCGGCCGCGACGCGATCCTGACCGTGACTCTTTCGGTGTACAAACGTCGCGAACTGGACCCGCCGGAGGTGATCTACCTCGGCAAAGCGGCCACCTTCGCACTCATGTCCGCGCTACCGTGGCTGCTCGCCGGTCAGATGGATTGGGCGCTGGCAGGTTTCGGCCGTGCCTTCGGCGGGGCATTCCTGGTCTGGGGCACGGCGGTGTATGTGTGGACCGGCGTGCTCTACATATGGAAAGCTTTCGCCGTCGCGCGAGCGATACCGGCTGTGCCACACCGCAGTGAGTAG
- a CDS encoding DUF2252 domain-containing protein — MSTSGVDLRSYVPAEEVRARGRALRQRVPVTARDRAATWSKRPGVLEFVDASNMGRLPHLVPLRVGRMVASPFTFYRGAAGLMAADLAGSPDSGLPAQICGDAHAANFGLYGTPRGEIIMDINDFDETIVGPWEWDLERLAASLVLAGREGGAAEDDCATAARDAARFYRLAIDHLAEQPFMESWSALPDESILSRARADDLLDDFKKAAKKARKNTSAKVVEKWTEHLEDHETGISKHRFVSDPPILTPVDTVVAEQVIDGLERYGDTLRASRRNLLTRFAVSDIAFRIVGTGSVGLHSYVALLHGNAGEALVLQLKQANPSALSPFLDAPSPRHEGERIVQGARLVQSETDILLGWTTLRFDNGELPFTVRQFRNMKGSIDPAELSSNDLDDYGRLAGALLARAHSRSLDPRLIAGYLDGDEAFEAAVARFAVRYADQTEADHAELVDAVRTGKIAVEHPQ; from the coding sequence GTGTCAACGAGTGGTGTCGATCTTCGTAGTTATGTGCCGGCCGAGGAGGTCCGTGCCCGTGGTCGCGCGTTGCGGCAGCGGGTGCCGGTAACCGCGCGGGACCGGGCGGCCACCTGGTCGAAGCGGCCGGGTGTGCTCGAGTTCGTGGACGCGAGCAATATGGGCCGGTTGCCGCATCTGGTGCCGCTGCGGGTGGGCCGGATGGTCGCCTCGCCGTTCACCTTCTATCGGGGCGCAGCCGGGCTGATGGCCGCCGATCTCGCGGGCAGCCCGGACAGCGGTCTGCCCGCGCAGATCTGCGGTGACGCACACGCCGCGAATTTCGGCCTGTACGGCACGCCACGCGGCGAAATCATCATGGACATCAATGATTTCGACGAAACCATCGTCGGCCCGTGGGAGTGGGATCTGGAGCGGCTCGCGGCCAGTCTGGTGCTGGCGGGCCGCGAAGGCGGTGCGGCCGAAGACGATTGCGCGACCGCGGCCCGGGACGCGGCGCGCTTCTACCGCCTCGCCATCGACCACCTCGCCGAGCAACCGTTCATGGAATCGTGGAGCGCGCTGCCGGACGAGTCGATCCTCAGCCGGGCGCGAGCCGACGATCTGCTCGACGACTTCAAGAAGGCCGCGAAGAAGGCGCGTAAGAACACCAGCGCGAAGGTGGTCGAGAAGTGGACCGAACATCTCGAGGATCACGAAACCGGCATCAGCAAGCACCGATTCGTCAGTGACCCACCGATTCTCACGCCGGTCGACACCGTGGTGGCCGAGCAGGTCATCGATGGGCTCGAGCGCTACGGCGACACCCTGCGTGCGTCCCGGCGCAACCTGCTCACCCGATTCGCGGTGTCCGACATCGCCTTTCGTATCGTCGGCACCGGCAGCGTCGGACTGCACAGTTATGTGGCGCTGCTGCACGGCAATGCGGGCGAGGCGCTGGTGCTGCAGTTGAAGCAGGCCAACCCGTCGGCCCTGTCACCGTTTCTGGACGCACCGTCGCCGCGACACGAGGGCGAACGAATCGTGCAAGGCGCCAGGCTGGTTCAGTCCGAAACCGATATCCTGCTCGGGTGGACCACACTGCGTTTCGACAATGGCGAGCTGCCGTTCACGGTGCGCCAATTCCGCAATATGAAAGGCAGTATCGACCCCGCGGAGCTGTCTTCGAATGACCTCGACGATTACGGGCGACTCGCCGGTGCGCTGCTGGCCCGCGCGCATTCGCGGTCACTGGATCCCCGCCTGATCGCCGGGTATCTCGACGGTGACGAGGCTTTCGAAGCTGCCGTCGCACGCTTCGCGGTCCGCTACGCCGATCAGACCGAGGCCGACCACGCCGAATTGGTCGACGCGGTACGCACCGGGAAGATCGCCGTCGAACATCCACAGTGA
- the gcvP gene encoding aminomethyl-transferring glycine dehydrogenase: MTRSFADRHIGPDRDELARILDVVGVGSLDELATAALPASILDGSGLDVLPPAATEHEVLAELAELAHANTVAASMIGLGYYDTLTPPVLVRSLLENPAWYTAYTPYQPEISQGRLEALLNFQTMVSDLTGMAVANASMLDEATAAAEAMTLLRRAGKSKSARLLIDDDLFPQTKTVLYTRAEPLGIEIVSADLSGGELPEGEFFGVLMQVPGASGRLVDWQPVIEAAHERGALVAVGADLLALTLITPPGEQGADVCFGTTQRFGVPMGFGGPHAGYLSVHSKHARQLPGRLVGVSVDADSNRAYRLALQTREQHIRREKATSNICTAQVLLAIVAAMYASYHGADGLKAIARRVHGHAQWLAAGLGDAVVHQAFFDTVLVHVPADAEAIVAKAKGRGINLRLVDADHIGIACDEATTDAHVVAVLDCFGAEIPVGSEGALFHGKPRPHIENRGSAFLTAPAFTNYHTETAMLRYLRRLSDKDIALDRSMIPLGSCTMKLNATAEMEAITWPGFARMHPYAPVEDAPGLLRVISDLENWLSAITGYDSVSLQPNAGSQGEYAGLLAIRRYHLDRGDTHRDTCLIPSSAHGTNAASATMAGLRVEVVKCRANGDVDLDDLRAKIADHADRLACIMITYPSTHGVYEHEVAELCALVHDAGGQVYVDGANLNALVGLARPGRFGGDVSHLNLHKTFCIPHGGGGPGVGPVAVRSHLARYLPGDPLELGSHAVSAANYGSASILPITWAYIRMMGADGLRKATLTAIASANYIARRLHEHFPVLYTGENSMVAHECILDLREITKQTGVTVDDVAKRLADYGFHAPTMSFPVAGTLMVEPTESENLAELDEFILAMIAIRKEIDQVGAGVWPMADNPLRGAPHTAACLVGEWDHPYSREIAVYPQGLDPSRGKVWPAVRRIDGAYGDRNLVCSCPPLDAY, encoded by the coding sequence GTGACTCGATCATTCGCCGACCGCCACATCGGACCCGACCGGGACGAACTCGCCCGGATCCTGGACGTTGTCGGCGTCGGCTCGCTGGACGAGCTCGCCACCGCGGCGCTGCCCGCCAGCATTCTGGACGGCTCCGGCCTCGATGTGCTGCCGCCGGCCGCGACCGAGCACGAGGTGCTCGCCGAGCTGGCCGAACTCGCGCATGCCAATACGGTCGCCGCCTCGATGATCGGGCTCGGCTACTACGACACATTGACCCCGCCCGTGCTGGTGCGCAGCCTGCTGGAGAATCCGGCCTGGTACACCGCCTACACGCCGTATCAGCCCGAGATCAGCCAGGGCCGTCTCGAGGCACTGCTCAACTTCCAGACCATGGTGTCGGATCTGACCGGGATGGCGGTGGCCAACGCGTCCATGCTGGACGAGGCCACCGCCGCCGCCGAGGCGATGACGCTGCTGCGCCGCGCGGGCAAGTCCAAGTCCGCTCGCCTGCTCATCGACGACGACCTTTTCCCGCAGACCAAGACGGTGCTGTACACCCGGGCCGAGCCGCTCGGTATCGAGATCGTCTCGGCGGATCTGTCCGGCGGCGAGCTGCCCGAGGGCGAGTTCTTCGGTGTGCTGATGCAGGTTCCGGGTGCGTCGGGTCGCCTGGTCGACTGGCAGCCGGTGATCGAGGCGGCGCACGAGCGTGGCGCGCTGGTCGCGGTCGGCGCGGATCTGCTCGCGCTGACGCTGATCACGCCGCCGGGGGAGCAGGGTGCGGATGTATGTTTCGGCACCACTCAGCGTTTCGGGGTGCCGATGGGCTTCGGTGGTCCGCACGCCGGATATCTGTCGGTGCATTCGAAGCATGCGCGCCAGCTGCCGGGCCGGTTGGTGGGGGTGTCGGTGGACGCCGACAGCAACCGCGCGTACCGGCTCGCACTCCAGACCCGCGAGCAGCACATCCGCCGGGAGAAGGCGACGTCGAATATCTGTACGGCACAGGTGCTCTTGGCGATCGTCGCCGCGATGTACGCCAGCTACCACGGCGCCGACGGGTTGAAGGCCATCGCGCGACGGGTGCACGGGCACGCGCAGTGGCTGGCCGCCGGGCTCGGCGACGCGGTGGTGCACCAGGCGTTCTTCGACACAGTGCTCGTACATGTGCCGGCCGACGCGGAAGCCATTGTGGCCAAGGCCAAGGGGCGGGGGATCAACCTGCGGCTGGTCGACGCCGACCATATCGGCATCGCCTGCGACGAGGCGACGACCGACGCGCATGTGGTGGCCGTGCTCGATTGCTTCGGTGCGGAGATCCCGGTCGGATCCGAGGGCGCGCTTTTCCATGGCAAGCCGCGGCCGCACATCGAGAACCGCGGCTCCGCATTCCTGACCGCGCCCGCATTCACCAACTATCACACCGAAACCGCGATGCTGCGCTATCTGCGCAGGCTCTCCGATAAAGATATCGCGTTGGACCGCAGCATGATTCCGCTCGGCTCCTGCACCATGAAGCTCAATGCCACCGCCGAAATGGAGGCGATCACCTGGCCTGGTTTCGCCCGGATGCACCCGTACGCGCCCGTCGAGGACGCGCCCGGTCTGCTGCGGGTGATCTCGGATCTGGAGAACTGGCTCTCGGCTATCACCGGGTACGACTCGGTGAGCCTGCAGCCGAACGCGGGCAGCCAGGGTGAGTACGCCGGACTGCTGGCGATCCGGCGCTACCACTTGGATCGTGGTGATACGCACCGGGATACGTGTCTCATCCCATCCAGCGCGCACGGCACCAATGCCGCCTCGGCCACCATGGCCGGGCTGCGCGTGGAGGTCGTGAAATGCCGTGCGAACGGTGATGTCGACCTCGACGACCTGCGTGCCAAGATCGCCGATCATGCCGACCGGCTGGCCTGCATCATGATCACCTATCCGTCCACGCACGGCGTGTACGAGCACGAGGTTGCCGAGCTGTGCGCACTGGTGCACGACGCGGGCGGTCAGGTGTACGTCGACGGCGCGAACCTCAATGCCCTTGTCGGCCTTGCCCGCCCGGGGCGGTTCGGTGGTGACGTCAGTCACCTGAACCTGCACAAGACCTTCTGCATCCCGCACGGCGGCGGTGGTCCCGGCGTCGGCCCGGTGGCCGTGCGCTCCCACCTGGCGCGGTATCTGCCCGGCGACCCGCTCGAGCTGGGCTCGCACGCGGTCTCGGCGGCGAACTACGGTTCGGCCTCGATCCTGCCGATCACCTGGGCCTATATCCGGATGATGGGTGCGGACGGCCTGCGCAAGGCCACGCTGACGGCGATCGCCTCGGCCAACTACATCGCCCGCCGCTTGCACGAGCACTTCCCGGTGCTCTACACCGGCGAGAACTCGATGGTCGCGCACGAGTGCATTCTGGACCTGCGCGAGATCACCAAACAGACCGGCGTCACCGTCGACGATGTGGCGAAACGCTTGGCGGACTACGGATTCCACGCGCCGACCATGAGCTTCCCGGTCGCAGGCACGCTGATGGTGGAGCCCACCGAGAGCGAAAATCTCGCCGAGCTCGACGAATTCATTCTCGCGATGATCGCGATCCGCAAGGAGATCGATCAGGTCGGGGCGGGTGTGTGGCCGATGGCGGACAACCCGCTGCGCGGTGCGCCGCATACCGCGGCCTGCCTGGTCGGGGAGTGGGATCACCCGTACAGCCGCGAGATCGCGGTCTACCCGCAGGGTCTGGATCCGTCGCGGGGCAAGGTGTGGCCGGCGGTGCGGCGCATCGATGGCGCCTACGGCGACCGCAACCTGGTGTGCTCCTGCCCGCCGCTGGACGCGTACTGA
- the gcvH gene encoding glycine cleavage system protein GcvH: protein MTQIPEDLRYTEEHEWVQRMGPTRVRVGITDYAQSQLGDVVFVQLPDVDKDVAAADSIAEVESTKSVSDIYAPLAAKIVAVNEDLTSTPETLNTDPYGAGWIFELELSDEAGADAALGELLDAAGYQGVIGG, encoded by the coding sequence GTGACCCAGATCCCCGAGGATCTGCGCTACACCGAGGAGCACGAGTGGGTGCAGCGGATGGGCCCGACCCGGGTTCGGGTGGGCATCACCGACTACGCCCAGTCTCAACTCGGTGACGTTGTGTTCGTACAGCTGCCCGATGTGGACAAGGATGTGGCCGCCGCGGACAGCATCGCCGAGGTGGAGTCGACCAAGAGCGTCTCCGACATCTACGCCCCGCTCGCCGCGAAAATCGTTGCGGTGAACGAGGATCTGACGTCGACGCCGGAAACGTTGAATACCGATCCCTACGGTGCCGGGTGGATCTTCGAGCTCGAGTTGAGCGACGAGGCCGGCGCGGATGCGGCACTCGGTGAACTGCTGGATGCCGCAGGTTATCAAGGAGTTATCGGGGGCTGA
- a CDS encoding bifunctional nuclease family protein has protein sequence MSEMRVIGIRVEQPQNQPVLLLREASGDRYLPIWIGQAEATAIVLEQEGVTPIRPLTHDLIKILITDLGHTLKEVRIVDLQEGTFYADLVFENDVRISARPSDSVAIALRVGCPIYAEEPVLEEAGLVMPDEREDEVEKFKEFLESVSPDDFKATDS, from the coding sequence ATGAGTGAGATGCGCGTAATCGGCATTCGTGTCGAGCAGCCACAGAACCAACCCGTGCTGCTGCTCCGCGAGGCCTCGGGGGACAGGTACCTGCCGATCTGGATCGGGCAGGCCGAGGCGACCGCGATCGTGCTCGAACAGGAGGGGGTGACCCCGATCCGTCCGCTGACCCACGATCTGATCAAGATCTTGATCACCGATCTCGGGCACACCCTCAAGGAAGTGCGGATCGTCGATCTGCAGGAGGGCACCTTCTACGCGGATCTGGTTTTCGAGAACGATGTGCGGATCTCGGCGCGGCCATCGGATTCGGTAGCGATCGCCTTGCGGGTCGGTTGCCCGATCTATGCCGAGGAGCCGGTGCTGGAGGAGGCCGGGCTGGTCATGCCGGATGAGCGCGAGGACGAAGTGGAGAAGTTCAAGGAGTTCCTCGAGTCCGTCTCGCCCGACGACTTCAAGGCCACCGATAGCTGA
- the ftsR gene encoding transcriptional regulator FtsR, producing the protein MTGAAQWARGGMSIGSVLDLLRPDFPDVTISKIRFLEAEGLIRPERTPSGYRRFSIADCERLRFVLTAQRDQYLPLKVIKEQLEAIDSGAATLGVREARARAHSGRNGGAEAGHAVPDSEHTATPSASNTAHAVLPRKLGVVPGEISPDELRFDHEIRLTRADLLAQAEIDERFLADLVRANLITPGAAGFFDADAVTLARTAKAMAEFGLEARHLRAFKLAADREAALVAQIAAPIAKSRDAGARARAEETVRELAALSLTLHTCLVKASVRSSLGG; encoded by the coding sequence ATGACGGGCGCGGCGCAGTGGGCTCGTGGAGGTATGTCGATCGGCTCCGTGCTGGACCTGCTGCGACCGGACTTCCCGGATGTCACCATCTCGAAGATCCGGTTCCTCGAAGCCGAAGGGCTGATCAGACCCGAGCGCACACCGTCGGGTTATCGCAGGTTCTCGATCGCGGACTGTGAACGGCTCAGGTTCGTCCTGACCGCACAGCGCGATCAGTACTTGCCGCTGAAGGTGATCAAGGAACAACTCGAAGCGATCGACAGCGGTGCGGCGACGCTCGGTGTGCGGGAAGCCCGCGCCCGGGCGCACTCCGGCCGCAATGGTGGCGCGGAGGCCGGGCACGCGGTGCCCGACTCCGAGCACACCGCAACACCTTCGGCGTCCAACACCGCGCACGCCGTGCTGCCGCGCAAACTCGGCGTCGTGCCCGGTGAGATCTCGCCCGACGAGCTGCGATTCGATCACGAAATCCGGCTCACCCGGGCGGATCTGCTGGCCCAGGCCGAGATCGACGAGAGGTTTCTCGCCGATCTGGTCCGGGCCAATCTGATCACCCCCGGGGCTGCGGGCTTCTTCGACGCGGACGCGGTGACATTGGCCAGGACCGCCAAGGCGATGGCCGAATTCGGGTTGGAGGCACGGCATTTGCGCGCCTTCAAACTGGCGGCGGACCGCGAGGCCGCGTTGGTCGCGCAGATCGCCGCCCCGATCGCCAAGAGTCGCGACGCCGGTGCCAGGGCGCGTGCCGAGGAGACGGTGCGCGAACTCGCGGCGTTGTCGCTGACCCTGCACACCTGTCTGGTGAAGGCATCGGTCCGGTCCTCGCTCGGCGGCTGA
- a CDS encoding GMC family oxidoreductase, with product MPAFDYDVVVIGSGFGGSVSALRLTEKGYRVGVLEAGRRWDAEDIPKTNWNVRKSIWAPRLGLTGPQRISVLGKCAVFSGAGVGGGSLIYGNTLYEPLPNFYTDRQWAHITDWKAELAPYYDQAQRMLGVAPNPRMTPADAVIKEIADDLGVGSTFHPTNVGVFFNEDDPGAEVDDPYFGGAGPRRRGCVHCAQCFTGCPNNAKNTTTTNYLYLAERAGAEVHPLTTATEVRPLSSGGYAVETERSDRWIRKQRKTFTAEQVVFAGAALGTQKLLHKMRDEAVLPNLSPRLGELTRSNSEAILNVVSRSRRDFAEGIAITSSIHPEADTHIEVCHYGKGQNALFPMSVPIVDGGAFRFLRFLLAIVVHPLVFLRSLNAHHASEKSVILLVMQSLDNSLTSYRKRGQLKTKQGTGEPNPTWIPLAHDIGRRFGAKVRGDTHGLIMDVLNIPATAHYIGGCVIGEGPESGVVDPYQRVFGYPGLHVADGSAVTANLGVNPSLTITAQAERAMAFWPNKNEADPRPELGSAYRRISPVAPKHPTVPAAASGALRLPIAPVDPAIPAT from the coding sequence ATGCCCGCATTCGACTACGACGTGGTAGTGATCGGTTCCGGATTCGGCGGCAGCGTCAGCGCGCTGCGCCTCACCGAGAAGGGCTATCGGGTCGGCGTGCTGGAGGCGGGCCGTCGCTGGGACGCCGAGGACATTCCGAAGACGAATTGGAATGTGCGTAAGTCGATCTGGGCGCCGCGGCTGGGTCTGACCGGACCGCAGCGGATCAGCGTGCTCGGCAAGTGCGCGGTCTTCTCCGGCGCCGGCGTCGGCGGTGGCTCGCTCATCTACGGCAACACCCTCTACGAGCCGTTGCCGAACTTCTACACCGACAGGCAGTGGGCCCACATCACCGATTGGAAGGCCGAACTCGCGCCCTACTACGACCAGGCCCAGCGCATGCTCGGGGTGGCGCCCAATCCGCGGATGACACCGGCCGACGCGGTGATCAAGGAGATCGCCGACGATCTGGGCGTCGGCAGCACCTTCCACCCGACCAACGTCGGTGTGTTCTTCAACGAGGATGATCCGGGCGCCGAGGTCGACGACCCGTATTTCGGCGGCGCAGGCCCGCGCCGGCGCGGCTGTGTGCATTGCGCGCAATGTTTCACCGGCTGCCCGAACAACGCGAAGAACACCACCACCACGAACTACCTGTACCTGGCCGAGCGGGCCGGGGCCGAGGTGCATCCACTGACCACCGCAACCGAAGTGCGGCCCCTGTCCAGCGGCGGCTACGCGGTCGAGACCGAGCGCTCGGATCGCTGGATTCGCAAGCAGCGCAAGACCTTTACCGCCGAGCAGGTGGTGTTCGCCGGCGCCGCGCTCGGCACCCAGAAGTTGCTGCACAAGATGCGCGATGAGGCCGTGCTGCCGAATCTTTCACCGCGCCTGGGTGAACTGACTCGCAGCAATTCCGAGGCGATCCTCAATGTGGTGAGCCGCTCGCGCCGCGATTTCGCCGAAGGCATCGCGATCACCTCATCGATCCATCCGGAGGCCGATACCCACATCGAGGTATGCCATTACGGCAAGGGCCAGAACGCGCTGTTCCCGATGTCGGTGCCGATCGTGGACGGCGGCGCGTTCCGGTTCCTGCGCTTCCTGCTGGCAATCGTGGTGCACCCGTTGGTATTCCTGCGCAGCCTCAACGCGCACCACGCCTCGGAGAAGTCGGTGATCCTGCTGGTGATGCAGTCGCTGGACAATTCGCTGACCTCCTACCGCAAGCGTGGGCAGCTGAAGACAAAACAGGGCACCGGCGAACCGAATCCGACCTGGATTCCGCTGGCGCACGATATCGGCCGCCGGTTCGGCGCCAAGGTGCGCGGCGACACCCATGGCCTGATCATGGATGTGCTGAACATCCCGGCCACCGCGCACTACATCGGCGGCTGTGTGATCGGCGAGGGGCCGGAATCCGGTGTGGTCGACCCGTATCAGCGGGTGTTCGGATATCCCGGGCTGCATGTCGCGGACGGTTCGGCGGTCACGGCGAACCTCGGGGTGAATCCGTCGCTGACCATCACCGCGCAGGCCGAGCGCGCGATGGCGTTCTGGCCCAACAAGAACGAGGCCGATCCGCGGCCGGAGCTGGGCTCGGCGTACCGCCGGATCTCCCCCGTCGCGCCGAAGCATCCGACCGTGCCCGCAGCCGCCTCCGGCGCGTTGCGGCTGCCGATCGCGCCGGTCGATCCGGCCATCCCGGCAACCTGA
- a CDS encoding MerR family transcriptional regulator: MRLGVGEAREWSVAEQSQDVVQPGLFPDDSVPDDLVGYRVPSACQVAGITYRQLDYWARTGLVVPSIRGAAGSGSQRLYSFKDILVLKIVKRLLDAGISLQNIRIAVDHLRSRGVQDLAGITLFSDGTSVYECTSPEEVVDLLQGGQGVFGIAVSGAMRELTGAIANFPAERAVSGSASERPEDELSFRRKARMNRKTG, from the coding sequence ATGAGGCTAGGCGTCGGCGAAGCAAGGGAGTGGTCAGTGGCAGAGCAATCGCAGGATGTGGTACAGCCAGGCCTGTTCCCGGACGACTCGGTACCTGATGATCTAGTCGGCTACCGCGTGCCCAGCGCATGCCAGGTGGCCGGGATCACCTACCGGCAGCTCGACTACTGGGCGCGGACCGGACTGGTCGTGCCCTCCATCCGGGGCGCCGCGGGCTCGGGTAGCCAGCGGCTGTATTCGTTCAAGGACATTCTGGTCCTGAAGATCGTGAAGCGACTATTGGACGCCGGGATCTCGCTACAGAACATCCGGATAGCCGTGGACCATCTGCGCAGCCGCGGCGTACAGGATCTGGCGGGCATCACGCTGTTCTCCGACGGTACCTCGGTCTACGAGTGCACCTCGCCCGAGGAGGTAGTCGATTTACTGCAGGGTGGGCAGGGCGTCTTCGGGATCGCGGTCAGCGGCGCCATGCGGGAACTGACCGGAGCCATCGCCAACTTCCCGGCCGAGCGGGCCGTCAGCGGCAGCGCCAGTGAACGGCCCGAGGACGAACTGTCCTTCCGTCGCAAGGCGCGGATGAATCGGAAGACCGGCTAG